Within Deinococcus actinosclerus, the genomic segment GAAGGCGAACGTCAGCTCACCGTCGTACGGGGCGGGTTCGGTGGGGTCCTGCAGGATGACCCGGCCGCCCTTCCACTTCGTGTCACCGGGGCGTAGGCGTTCGATCCAGATGGGCAGGCCGGTGCTCCACGCGTCCCAGAGGTCGCTGATCTGTTCCGCCTGGGTGCCGCCGTCCACGACGTGACCGCCCAGTGTGAACGTCCAGTTTTTCTGGCGGATGGTGTCCCCGTCGCGCCAGCCGCCGTCGGTGCTGTCGTAGTCGCCGTTCGGGGCGTTGTCGAGGTCCTGCCCGCCCTTGATCTCGCTGCTCTGGAGTCCGCTGATGACGGTCAGCCCGCTGCTGGGCCGCGCGGTGGCACCGGCGGCCAGCACCGCCCAGCGGATCTTCGTGCCCTTCCCTTTCTTCACTGCCATGGTCAGCTCCTCGTGTAGTCCTGCGTGATGCCGCTGAGCGTGTCCCCGTCAGCGGTCGGGGTGGGGCGCGCAGACCCCGCTTCGTGCCAGTCGGCAGCGGTGAGCGCGTCGCGCGCCTCGTCTGCCAGAGCGAGGGCCGCTTCGATGGTCAGCCCGAAGGTGTTGACCTGCAGGGTGACCATCCGGCCCGCGCTGTCGTAGTCGCCCAGGCGGCGACTGGTGATGAGGTCCAGCACGATCAGGCGGTCCGGATCGGCTGGCATGTCCTGCCCGCGCACGTGGACGTCCGCCCCTTCGATGAGGGTCAGGGCGTCCTGCGCGTTGGCGATGAGGTCGGTGGTGTTCATGTGCCTCCCAGGGCGTCGCGCAGCGCCTTCCGGAAGAAGGCGGCCGGGGCGGTGAAGCGCGTGCCGAATTCGACGTACAGGGCGTAGGCGACGTTCGTGCCGACGCGCCAGTGGCCGGGCCCGATCTGTTTCAGGCCGATGCTCTGGCGCAGGCGGCCGGTGTCGACAGGCGCGTACCGCACGGCGAGGTTCCGGATTTCCAGCGCCAGCAGCGCGGCGCGCTTGTCCCCGACGGCCTGCACTTTCTTCCGGAGGTGCTTGAACCTCACGGCGTGACCACGCCCAGTACGGTGAACCCGTCCCAGTCGTTCACGAGGGTGATCTGGTACGGCACGCCGTCGAGCGCCACGCGGTGGGTCTGCGGGTTGAGTGCGGTGCGTTCCAGGTACACCTCGCGGCTGACCTTCACGCCGCGCAGCTGGGCGATCTGCGTGACCTTCGTGCCAGCGGGGAAGTGCGCGCAGGGGAGCGGTGTGCCCTGGGGCTGCCACGTGTACGTGACGCTGCCCAGCGCGCCAGGCGCTCCGGCGACCCGCTCGAGCACTTGGCAGGTGCTGGTGAGCATCGACGCGGGCAGCTGCATCAGAACCTCGTGGGCAGCCAGGGCCGCAGCAGCGCGCGGGCGTCGGCGGGCAGTGTTCCGGTGCTGGCCGCGTCCGTGTAGGAGCGCGACACCGGGCCCATGCTCTCGCTCTTGATGCCCACCCGCCCCGCTGCCGCCGCACCCGCCTGGGCCGTGAGCAGCACCGCCTGTCGGATGCCCTCAGGCAGCGTCCCAGCCGCCCAGCCTGCCGTGTAGCTCACGAGGTACGGGAGCGGCGCGTAGTTCGTCCCCAGCAGGCCACCGGTCAGGGCAGGCCGGATGGTCGCGCTCACGTCGATCGTGCGCGGGTTGGTCAGCACGCCGATGACGGGCGCCCCTGCCACGACGAGGGACTGGATGCTCACCGCCGGACGACTCAGGGCGATCAGGCCGCTGCTGCCGATCTCCCCGCTCTCCCCCACCCCGGCCTGCTCAGCGAGGTCCGGCAGGCCCAGCTCAGCGGCCACGAGAGCCTCAGCGAGGGCGAGCTGCGCGGGGGTGAGGTTACTCCCCTCCGGCGGACTGACCAGCGGCATTCGCGGCCTCCTGTCGCTTCGCCAGTTCGGTCAGGGCATCCTCGCGGCCCTGCAGCTTCACGAGGTCGGGGCCTTCACCGAAGTGATACCAGCCGCCTCCCTTCTTGTGAGGTTCCAGCAGGCGGTCCTCCTCGGCCATGACGAGTTCCGCCATGCGGTCGGGGCTGATGACCTGGGAGAGGCTGGCCCAGTCCACCGTCATGTTGATCGTGTCGGTCTGGGCTGCTTCCGCCTCGGCTTTCGCCGCCTGCCGCGCCTCGTACTCCTCCTCGGTTTCCAGCAGGCCCAGCGCGAGCAGGTGCTGCTCGTCCTCGCCCGTCACGGTCACCTGATCGCCGGGCGCTTTGCCGGTGAGCGGGCCGCCCACCGACGCGTGTTTCACTCGGTACTTCATGCGTTCCCTCCCTTCAGGCGAGGCGCACCCGCATCAGGTGCGCCCCAGGCGATCAGCTCGCGGCGTTCTTCACGAACGCGTTGACGTCGTAGATCACGAGCGCCAGGCGCTCCTCGGCGAGGATCGTCACGCGGTTCTTGATGAAGTCGTCCTGGTCCGTGTTGGTCATCTCGACGCGGGCGTCCATGCGGTCGAAGATCTGCGCGCCGCGGCGGAAGTTGCCCATCAGCCACTCGCCAGCGGCGAGCGCCATGGTGTCCCGCACGGGCAGGCCCCACAGGCGCGGCTCGGTGGTCGTGCCGACGTTCACCCAGATGTAGTGCCCGTCGGTGCCCTTCACGAGTTGCACCTTCTCCCAGTCCTCGGGGTTCAGCACGAGTCCGCTGGGCGTGTACTTGGCGAGGCGCAGCTGGGTCATGGCGCGGCGGAAGGTGTCGATCAGCGTGTCCCCGGCCACGGCGCGGGTGTACGCGGGGGCGCTGGTGTACACGCCAGTCAGGTTCTGGCCGGTGCCGTTGCCCTTCAGCAGCTGCACGTCTTCCACGTCGCGCAGGCCTTCGATCAGCTGCGCGTCGATGTAGGACTGAATGCCGGGCGCGTCGTCCAGCAGCTCGTCCGACACCTTCACGTAGTGCGCGATCTTCCGCACGGGGAAGGTCCTGTCCTCGAAGGTCATGTCACTCTCGGGCTTCGCGGCCAGCTCGGCCACCATCGCCGCCGCGTTGGTCAGCGTCTTGCGGACGGGGAACACGAGGCTGCTGGCCTGCGTGGTGCCCTGCGCGAACAGGTCGCGGATGTGGGGCTCGTCCGGCACTTCGTACTGGGCGAGGCGCTGGGGCTGACGGGCCATGACGCCCGCGCTGGCCGCACCAGTGCTCAGGGCCTTCACTTCCGCCGTGGCGATGAAGCGCTGGCCGCGCTTGGCGCCCTCGAAGCCTTTGCTCTCGACGAGCAGCTGGCCGGCACTCTTGATCTCGCCGCCTTCGCCGCCGCTGGCGCCCAGGCGGCCCAGCTTCGTCTGCACGTCGAGCAGGCTCGCCTTGATCTCGGCGTGTTCCTTCTCCAGACCGGCCAGTTCGGTGTCGTAGTCCTTGACCCTGCTCCCGGCCTTGATTTCCTCCAGGCGCTTCTCGGTCTTCTTCCAGATGCCGTCCTCGATCTTCTTCAGTTCCTGGGCGATGCTGGGCTCGTCGCCGTCCCAGAGGGTGGCGGGTCCGCCGAACATCTTGCCGCTGCGGGCGGGGCCGGAAAAAGCCTCGCTCATGGAGAGGGCGAGGCTGGCGAGCAGTGCGTCTTTGCTGTGGGTCATGGGGTCCCTCCCAGGGACGCGCCGAAACGGCGCAGGTCAGTGAGCAGCGAGGCGTTCTTGCCCTCGCGCTCGTACTTCTTGGCTTCCTGTTGCAGGGCGGACAGCAGGCTGGAGTGCTGGCGCGGCTCCGGGCTGCTCTTGGAATCCGTAGTGGTCGTGGTCGAAGTGCCGTCATCGTTGGCGGCTTCATCCAGCCCGGCTGCGGAAACAAGGTCTTGGAGTTCGGAGAGGGCCGTGAGGATCTTCTTCGCGTTCACCGCGGAGAGGACGCGCCCGGCCTTCGTGGAGAGGTTCACTTCAGTGATGGCCTTCCAGCGCTTGATCTCGCGCGCCAGGTCGTCGCCACTCTTGATGCCAGTGATGATGGCGCCCTCGTTCGCTGGGAAGGGCACGAAGCTGTACTCGTAGAGTTTCAGTTCGGTGATGACACGGTAGATGCCGGTCGTGCGGTAGTCCTCGGGGTACTCGGCCTTGATGGCGCTGTAGCCGATGCTCATGCTGTCCAGCGCGCCTTCCTGCGCGAGCGTGTAGATGTCCTGCCCCATCTGGGTCTGGCTCATCTTCGTGCTGGTCAGCAGGCCGTACCCGTCTTCGGTCATGCTGACGGGCTTGCCGACGGGCAGGTGCTGCCACGTGTCGTGGTTGTAGAGCACCTTGACCTTGTCCTTGCGCTCGCTGACGGTCTTGATGAACGCACCCTTCTGGATGACGTCCCCGTAACTGTCGGTGTTGCCGAACGCGGCGGCGTACGCGGTGACGATCCCTTCCCCTTCGGCCTTCACTTCAACGGTGAAGTTCTTGGTCTCAGGGACGCCGCTGGGCTTCTGATTCGTCTTGGTCATGCTGGTTCACCTCCTGTGAATGGCAATGAAAAACCGCCCACTTGGGGCGGCCACCATCGAACTAACATTCAAAAAATCATTTACGGCGTTTCTTAGGCTTCTCCTCAAGATAAAAAATTACCATCCCCTGAAGTCCAGTCAAGCTTTCCAAAACTTCCTGTCGAGCCTTTTCAATTTCTTCTGGACTCAATTCATCTTCTTCATCGAACCACGGCTCAACGGCGTTGTTAAAAAATGTTTTAGGATCTTCAACAGATGCAGTCCAATAAGAGCGCATAATCGGTGTTCGATTCTCACGGATACTGCGCGCAATCTGCTCCAGACGGTTCGCCAACTCTATGTTGCTCACGGCATTCACCTAAGGAAGCTGCTTAAACATACTAATTTGACGATTATTGACGAAGTAGATGCCATCCCCTTCTCGGGAAGCATCATCTGCCAGCCCCATCCAAATTTGCTCCTTGGACGTAATCTGATCCACAATTTTATCGCATTGCTCCTGAGTCAAATTCGGCGTTTCGTACTCCAATCCATTGGACAAGTAGAGGATGAGTTTCACGGGCTTAGCCTACCGGTTGATACAGCGTCACGCACCTGCAATTGACGCCTGCCGGTGCGCTCATAGTGCCGTTGCTGAACGGCTCGTCCAGTGCAACCTGCTCGCCGTCCATGGCCGCATGCGCGTCCCGGG encodes:
- a CDS encoding HK97 gp10 family phage protein, whose protein sequence is MRFKHLRKKVQAVGDKRAALLALEIRNLAVRYAPVDTGRLRQSIGLKQIGPGHWRVGTNVAYALYVEFGTRFTAPAAFFRKALRDALGGT
- a CDS encoding DUF3168 domain-containing protein, producing the protein MNTTDLIANAQDALTLIEGADVHVRGQDMPADPDRLIVLDLITSRRLGDYDSAGRMVTLQVNTFGLTIEAALALADEARDALTAADWHEAGSARPTPTADGDTLSGITQDYTRS
- a CDS encoding phage major capsid protein, producing the protein MTHSKDALLASLALSMSEAFSGPARSGKMFGGPATLWDGDEPSIAQELKKIEDGIWKKTEKRLEEIKAGSRVKDYDTELAGLEKEHAEIKASLLDVQTKLGRLGASGGEGGEIKSAGQLLVESKGFEGAKRGQRFIATAEVKALSTGAASAGVMARQPQRLAQYEVPDEPHIRDLFAQGTTQASSLVFPVRKTLTNAAAMVAELAAKPESDMTFEDRTFPVRKIAHYVKVSDELLDDAPGIQSYIDAQLIEGLRDVEDVQLLKGNGTGQNLTGVYTSAPAYTRAVAGDTLIDTFRRAMTQLRLAKYTPSGLVLNPEDWEKVQLVKGTDGHYIWVNVGTTTEPRLWGLPVRDTMALAAGEWLMGNFRRGAQIFDRMDARVEMTNTDQDDFIKNRVTILAEERLALVIYDVNAFVKNAAS
- a CDS encoding HK97 family phage prohead protease, with amino-acid sequence MTKTNQKPSGVPETKNFTVEVKAEGEGIVTAYAAAFGNTDSYGDVIQKGAFIKTVSERKDKVKVLYNHDTWQHLPVGKPVSMTEDGYGLLTSTKMSQTQMGQDIYTLAQEGALDSMSIGYSAIKAEYPEDYRTTGIYRVITELKLYEYSFVPFPANEGAIITGIKSGDDLAREIKRWKAITEVNLSTKAGRVLSAVNAKKILTALSELQDLVSAAGLDEAANDDGTSTTTTTDSKSSPEPRQHSSLLSALQQEAKKYEREGKNASLLTDLRRFGASLGGTP